The following DNA comes from Corallococcus exiguus.
ATAAATGGGGAGACTGTCCCTGGCGTCGGTCCAGCTCCGCCTCCTGCAACCCCACCTCGGCCAGCGCCTCGTAGCTCCGGGCGTCGCTGCGTCCCAGCTCCACGGCGCGCTCGTGGAGGCGGCGGGCCTCGCGCAGACCCGAGCGCGCCGCGTCGTACTCGCCCCGCTCCAGTTGCTCCATCGCCCGCGCATGCGCCACGTCTCCCGCGAGCTTCCGTGCCTCGTACAGCCACGGAGCCTCGGCCTCGGCGAGCATCGCGGCCCGCGATGCCGCGTCGTAGTCACGGCGATAGAAGGCAATCAGCCCCTCCAGATACCGAGGGGACTCCAGCTCCAGCACACGGCTGTGCTCGAGCGATTGGAGCGCCGGCTGGAGGTACTGTTCTTCGACAGCACGCTGCCGCACCGCGACCCACGTCGGGTCTCCGCCGCGCCGCGCTTCTTCCATCGCCTGGTGGTAGCGCTCACCGAGGACCCTGCCCAGCGCATGATGAAGCTCCGGCGAGTCCAATCCCTTCTGTCTCGCTCGCGTCAGCGCTTCGTGAGCCTGCTCCAGCTCGTGCAGCGCGAGATGGCCCCGCCCCAGCGCGTACTGGACGAGCGCGTCTCCCGGCGCCCCCAGCGTGTGCCCCCAGGACGCGATTCGCGCCATGCGCTCGCGCACGAGCTGCTGCTCTCGACGGGTGTCATGCAGGGGGGCCGTGTAGGCCATGCGCAGGAACCACTCGAGGTCCTTCACCTGCTGGCCCAGCTGCTCGGCCATCCGCGCGCGTCCCTCCGATTGCAGTCGGGCATGACGCGCCTCCAGGCTGGAGGTGACGCCCAGGGCCGAGAGGACCAGGATGCTCGAGAGCGACACGGCGGAGACGGCCACCAGGGTCCGGTGTTTGCGCGCGCGGCGCCACAGGCGGAGGAGCAACCCCGGGCGCTGCCCGAGGATGGGCTCTCCGTCGATGTAGCGTCCCAGGTCCTCGGCCAGGGCACGGGCCGACGGGTAGCGCTGCTCCGGGTCCTTGCTCAGACACTTGAGGACGATGACCTCCAGGTCACCGGGTAGGTGCGGCACGAGCGTGCGCAGGGGCGGCGCCTCCTCGTGGAGCACTTTGTTGAGAGTGCCCAGGAGCGTCTTGTCCGAGAACGGGGGCGCGCCGGCGAGCAACTCGTGGAGGGTGGCGCCGAGGCCATAGACATCCGAGCGACGGTCGACGGCCCGCGTCTCCCCTTGGGCCTGCTCCGGTGACATGTACGCGGGCGTCCCCATCACCGCGCCGGACCGGGTGAGGCCCTGCTCGAGGCCGGACTCGTGCGCCAAGCCGAAGTCCATCACCACCGGGACGCAGCGCCCGTCCTCCTGCCGCCGCACCAGGATGTTGCCCGGCTTGAGGTCGCGGTGGATGACGCCGAGCCTGTGCGCCTCGTGCATCGCGGCGGCGACCTCTCGCATCAGCTGGACCTTCTCCGGGAGCGACAGTCCTCCGGCGACATGGTCGAGCCGCTGGCCCTCGATGAGTTGCATGGCGATGTAGTCGCGGCCCTCCGCGTGCCCAACCTCGTACACCGCGCACACGTTCGGATGGTCGATTCGCGCCTGCGCCCGCGCCTCTTGGAGGAAGCGCATCACCCGGTCCGGGTCGGCGCCCCGTACGAACTTCAGCGCGACGGTGCGGCTCAGCCGCCGGTCCCAGGCCTTGTGGACCTCTCCCATGCCGCCGCGGCCGAGCAACGCCAGCAACGTGTAGTGGCCCACGGAGGAGTCCCCGAGGAGACCGGTCGCCCCCGCACCGGGCGCGATGCTGAGCTCTACGGTGGGCTGCGCCGCCTCCGGAACGTCCTCCCGGTCATCGTCCACGGGTCCCCCCATGGCGTCATGATAGCCCATGGCGGTCGGCCCAGGCGCACGGACCCAGGCAATCCGGCACGGCGAAGAGGTGTGCCCGGCACCGCCCGGTGCTGTGCCTGCATCGTGCCCGCCAGGCCCACCGTCACGTGAGTTCAGAGGGAGACGCCTCTGATGAGCGCGTCCTCAGGCTCGGCACGCGGGCTGCAATCACATGCAGTCGACGCGGATGCATGGAGAGGCCATCCCGGCCGCGATTCCCACTCCACACATCCACGTTCATGCCGCCGAGCCGAGGGGCCGGCTGCGGCAAGCACACTCACGCGCCTCGAAGTACCCCCACTCCCAGAAACCGAACCCATGACCCATCACATGAAAACCCTCATTGTTTCAGCGCTGATGCTCACCAGCGTCGCTGGTACCGCCAACGCCCGCACCCTGGCCGGGTGGCACGGCAAGCCGCAGCTCCACGCGGACGGCGCTTGCATGGGCGAGTCGTGGACCACGCAGACCAACAACTGCTCCAGGAACGTCACCCTGTTCTACCCGCTCATGGTCGACGCCTCCGGTAACTACCGGGTCCTCGTGAACGCCTACGGCGCGACCACCGCCAACAACGTCGGCTGCCGGTTCTTCGGGCTCAGCAGCGATGCGACGAGCATTTGGTCGGTGCCCGTCAGCTATCTCCCGGGCTTCGGCGCCAACCGGGAAATCTTGCTCGGCCCGGTGTACGTGCCCGCCTACGGTACGGGCACGCTGAACCTCGCGTGCGATGTCAGCCCAGGCGGGCGCGTGAACAGCGTGAACTGGTACCAATAGTCCCATCGAGCCGCCGCTCCCCGGCTTCCGGGGAGCGGCGGCTCCACCCACCGAGGTCATGACCATGAAGCCCCGGCAACTCTTGACGGGAGGCGCCCTCGCCTGCGCGTGCGCCACCGTGCTGTTCGTCCAGCAGCGACACGAAAGGGACGAACTCCTTCGGCTCGCCTCCACGACGGAGCTTCTCACCGCCGAGAGGCAGGAGCCGGCCCCCGCTTCCGAGCCCACGCCGCCCACCCTCCTCCGCGAGGCGCGCGTCGAAGTCGCCGTCCCCTCCCCCCTGGCACCCGAGCCCACGGCCCCGACACCCGAGCTCGCATCCCCGACACCCAAGACCGTGGTGACGCCTACCCCGTCGTCCGTCTCCACGGAGCAGGTGAGACAGCGCCTCGAGGACTACTTCGGAGACGAGTCTTTTGACACCGCCTGGGCCCGGAGTGCGGAGCAGCAAGCGAAGGACGGCGTGAGGGCCGCGCTGCCAGTCCCCTCGCAGCTCAGGTCCGTCGAGTGCCGGGCCAGCCTGTGCCGCATCGAGACGGAGCATGGAGACAGCGAGCAGTCGCTCACCTTCGTGCGCACGGCGTTCATGGATCCGGAGCGACAGGTGTGGAACGCGGCCTTCGTGACGGTGCGCGGCGCGGACTCGACCGACGACCACATCGTCACCGTCACGTACCTGGCGCGAGAAGGCGTGGACCTTCCCATGGAGAGACTGCTCGCTCCGGGCGACGAGGACGCCGACGCCCAGGCCCTCCAGTAAGGTGAGCCTCTGCCTGGCCGCGACGGTGGAGAAGCCGAGAAAGCAGAGGTCGGCACGGATGGATTGGGCCGGGCTGCTCCGCCCCGTGTTCCGGCTCGGCCCGCGGCCTTGCTGGCCCCCAGCCCTCGCCCTCAAGATGGCTTCTATCCCGCCTACACGCACATTGAGGAACTCCAGCGGGGTAACCGTCCGGCCAGTGACGTGCCGGGGGGATTGATGGCAGACGCGGACCGTGCTCGGCGAGCTGTTCAGGGAGTGAGTTGGAGGGGCGAATCGGGCGGGTCGGCGGAGCGTCGCCGCATCCACTCGTGGGGTAGCAGCTCACCGATGCGCGAGTTGGGGTGTGTCTGGACGCGCAGCAGGACGCCCGCGAGGTAGGGCTCGGGGTTGACGCCGTTGGCCTCGCAGGTGGCCACCAGCGCATAGAGGCCCGCGAGGTTTTCGCTCGTGGCCGACGAAGAGGAAATTCTTTGGCCCAGGGCCGCCTTCCGCAGCGCCGATTCCGAGCGGTTGTTGTCCAAGGGCAGGCGCTCATCCGAGACGAAGCGGCTCATTCAGGACGCGGATGAAGCTTACCCGATGGCTCAGTTGGCGCGCCGCTCACCCGTTATGACTCGCGGTTGATGCAGCTTTGATTCACCCACGACACATCGACCGAGTTTTGGGTAGGCACCGCCGGCTGCGCACAGTCCTTCGATAGGATTTCAGTCAGTCTTTTCGATTCGGAACGGAGCGGTTCCAACTCGTGCGTCCACCGAGTGCCTTGCCTACCCGGCATAGGAGCGCACGCATCCGTCGGTCGTGGTGGCTCGTGTCGCTCTCGAGGAGCGTTGTCACATCACCCTGTGCGAGGGTGTCGAACACCTGGACTTGCGCAGCGAGCTCCGCGCGCAGTTCGCCGCACGCCGGCGGGCGGAGCTTCAAGGCCTCCGTCAGCAGCCAGAGTTGCTCGTGAAGGCTGCGCAGGACGAGGAACGCCTGGTTGCGCAGGTGGGCGGGCTCGGCCGCGAAGGCGCGCGTCGCACGCTGGCCGGCACCGTAGCAGTCGTACACGGCGCAGCCCCGGCACCCACGCCCGATGAGGTCGGCGTGGTTGGCGCAGCGATTCCCGCGTGTCAGGTGCTGGCATGCGACTCCCGCAGGCTTGTCGAACGCGAAGTCCTCTGAGCGCTCGAAGGAGGTGGCCACGCAGCAAAGGGCCGCGCAGGAGGAGCAGTCGGGGACAAGGTCGGGTCGGCGCATCGCGGGAACCTCGGGGCGCACGGAGCCCCATTCGCATGGGCATTCCCACGCGGCGGGCGCTCGTCATCGTTGGGTGGAAGGGGAAGGGGGCGACGCACCGACTCCGGTGCGTGCTTACGGGCTGCTTCGCGTGTCGGTCATCCCGTCACGAGCGCGACTGGAGGTCAGAGCACAGCACGAGCGTTGGCGCTGGAGGCCGCTCCCCCGGCGCATTGGGGGCGCAGCGATCAGATCAGGAAGGCATGTGAGCGGTGCCCTCTTCAGTCGCTCCTGTTTAACAGGGCGTTTAACAGCCAGAGAGAGGTCGGGTTTTAAGCCCGGGGAGGGCTGGAACTCTGGAAACGCGGGTCAGGAGAGAGCGGCCCTCTCCGCAAGAGCCACGCGGACGTTAAACAGCTTCTGTTAAACGCTCTCGATCTCTCTCCCCAAACCCCGCTCCGAAGGACCTCGGAGGGCCATTCTGAAGGGGAGAGAGGCGGGCGCGGCGCTCTGGAACCGAGAGGGCCGAGAGTGTCTGCGCTAGCGGCCACAGACGAAATCCGTTGGAATTCAGGGGCTTAAGCACGAAGGCCCCGCGATATTCATCGCGAGGCCCGTGGAAAGCAAAAAGGCCCTGCCGGGTTAGGGAAGGGCCTTCTTTTTTGCTCCCCGAATGAAGCCCTGCGCGAACTCGTTCTCTGCGCTCTCTCCAGAGACTGCGACGGAAAAGACGACCGGCGCCATCGCCGAGCGGGCGGGGGTGTCACGGGGCGCCTGTCAGCACCACTTCCCGACGCGGACGGCCCTCGTCGCGGCGGCCGTCGAGCACGTCTTCCACCAGCAGATCGAAGAGCTCGCGCGACGCGCGAAGGGACTGCCGGAGAGCCGGCGACGCATCGAGCCCCTGTTGAACCTGCTGCATGACGTCTATGCCGGTCCGCTCTTCACCGCCGCGACGCACCTCTGGGTGGCCGCCGTGGCGGATGAGGAGCTGAAGGCGATGCTGCTGCCGCTCGAGACGCACGTCGGCCGGGAGGTGCACCGGATCACCGTCGAACTGCTCGGCCTCGATGAGCGCGACCGCGACGTCCGCGATGCGGTGCGCGCGACGCTCGACCTTTTGCGCGGTCTGGCGCTCGCGAGCCTGCTCCACGACGATACCACCCGACGCCGCAAGGTGATTGCCCACTGGGCGAGGACCCTCGAAGCGCAGCTCACGCCGAAGCGCGCCCCCCGGCCGGCTGAAGCGCGACGCGAGCTGTAGGGCAGCATACACATGGGTCCGCCTGTCGGCTCGCCTGGGAGCGGAGAAGGTGGTAGGCATTGCTGGCGTCCACTGATTGGAGAGCCGCCATGCCGACCCGGATCCCAAAGCCTATCAACCCGCCGCCCACCCACCTGGTCAAAGCCCGGTCGGAGGCGCCACGGCCCGCGCCGGCGGTGATCCCACCCGCGACGAACACGGCCGCGCCAAACCAGGCGACCGGGACGAACACCCACCAGGGGACGAGCGCCTTCTCCACGCCGGTGGCCGGCGCCCACCACGCACAGCCTCCCTCCCACGCTGTCGGCTTCACGCAGGGCGCCGCCCCCGCGATGGCTCCGAACAAGAAGGATGCGCCCGCGCTCAACCTGGATCAGGCCTCCTGCCTCACCCACGGCATCAGCCCGGAGTTCGTCGACAGCGCGCTCCGTGGCCGTCAGCTCCGCTCCGCCTACAACCGGCTGGGCCCCGAGGCGAAGTACAGCCGGCCCGCGGACAAGAACGGCGGAGGCGCCCTCGCGGTCTACACCCGCGCGGTGGGCACCGAGCAGAAGGCCTGGCCGTCCAAGGGCCTCGGCGTCGGCAGCAACGACGACAAGGTGCAGATGATCCTCAGCCCCGAGGTGCTGACGAAGCCCGGCCACTCCTGGCGCGCCTCCTCCACGGACAACATGGGGCTCGTGCCAGGCGCGACGAAGCACGACCAGTCCCAGCTCGCGAAGGATGGCAACCCGCTCCAGCGCACGAAGCCCCTCTGGGGGAAGCAGTCCGAGGCGTCCCGCAACGACAACTTCAACCGGACCGTGGCGGGCACGGCCCCCAAGGAGCAGAACGAGCAACTCCACTGGCAGAAGGTCCCCCTCACCAACAACCTCAAGGGGATGGTCTGCACGTCCCAGGCGACCTTCGACAAGATGATGCAGCTCGAGGGCGCCCGGCCCAGCGGCCTCAAGCTGCCAACGGGCATCGCGGGGCTGGGCTCCGTCCCCATGGGCGGCCAGCGGATCCCCGTCACGCTCGTTGACGGGAAGACCTCCCTGGTCACCGCGCTGCGCGCGTCGGGAATCGCCAACAGCCAGGGACAGGTCCGCTAGCGCGAGCCCCGCGCCGCGAACGCGAGGGGCGGCCCAGGGCCGCCTCCGCTCAGCGTTCGGCGATGTCGCCGCTCTGAAGGTACGAGGACGCTTCGACAATCGACTCCAGGGTCCAACCCCGGTTGGTCCCGCAGCCGAATGAGTCGCAATCGCCGTCCGTGTGGATGCCCAGCAGGTGTCCCTGACGGTTGAGCACGCCCGCGCCGGAGCTCCCGACCAGGGTGTCCAGGTCCGAGTAGTAGAGCTGCCGGTCACATGAAGCCACGAAGCTGCCTTCAGCGATGACCTTGGGCAAGCCGCGGGGATGCTGGATGATGGCCAGCCGCTCGGTGGGCCGCGTCGTCAGCAGGACGGGCCTGACCGCGGGCAGCACATCCAACTGGATGAGCGCATAGTCGGGTTCGAGCGACTGCTCGATGACGGAGCCCTCGGTGACCAGCGGGTCGCCGTCGGACGCCTCCTCGAAGTTGAAGACCAGCAGCGCCCGGTCGCCCAGCCTGGCACAGTGCCCGGCCGTCACGACCACGGGACCCGCGCTTGCTTCAATCAAGGTTCCAGTGCAGCGCCCGTCAATCAGCACGACCGCGTCCTCGCGGTCCTGGATGACGTCGGAGAACTCGCCCTGGTAGCGGTTGATGGGGATGAATTCGCGGAGCGGGCCGCACTGAGAGAGGCCGCGCACCTCCGGCTTCTTCACGCTCGCGCAGACAGAGGGAACCTCGGCGAGGCCGGTGCCCGGAGGCTCCCCGGGCACCCCCGTTCCACAGGCCGCGAGGCCCAGGAAGAAGGTGCCCGCGAGAAGCGGCCCCCAGTGCGACAGGGACATCCCTGGGGGCCTTGAGCGCATCTCAGTAGATGGTGGTCAGCGCGGTTATGTCGGAGCTGGTCCACTCGCCGGTCTCGGTGGACCGGAAGCAGGAGTTCATGATCGAACCGCCGACCGTGGCCGTGCTCGGCGTGCCGGAGATGAGGATGGCGCCCACGCCCGCGGTGCCCTCGTTGGAGGCGGAGCCACCACAGCTGATGGCGCGGTTGTAGTAGTCCGAGTGACGGAAGCCGATCGTGTGGCCGATCTCGTGCGTGATGACGTGCTCGTTCACGTCAACGCTGTAGCTCTGCAGGCCGGTGCCGATGTTGATGGTGCCGTAGGGCAGGCCGCCCGAGGGGAAGCCCGAGGAGCCACCGGCGCCGGACGTGATGGTCGCGGTGATGTTCGCGTTGCAACCCGTGGTCGGGCCGCGCGCCATGGTGAAGGTGAGGCCCAGGCTGTTGTAGTTGCCGATCGCCAGATCGAGGCCCTGGCTCAGGCGGCTGTAGAGGCCCGTGTAAAACAAAAGGGCCCTACCGGTTGGTAGGGCCCTTCGTTCAGCTCCCCGAATGAAGCCCTGCGCGAACTCGTTCTCGGAGTTTCTCTGAGAGGACTCAAACTCTCTGAGGGCCGAAAAACCGAGCGATATCCAGCGGTTTCAAAGAGGGGGCTCGGCGCCCCCTTCAATCGGGGACCGATTGAATGTCCGCGAACTACACGGCGGGTGACCTCCCGTCCATGGTTCTGAGCCTCTCGGCGCCCGCTTCACAGAGAGTGCGCGGTGGCGGTGGGCGTGGGCTCGCGGGGCGAAGCATGGGGTGGTGGGTAAAGGTCGCATGATCTCGATGCGCGCGCGGAAGCTGAGACAGGCGAGGCCGTATCCGCAGGCTCCCGTGGCCCATCGCGGCCCGGCCGGCCGGGCGTCCACGGCCTGCGCGGGTAGTAGGTCTCCGCAGGCGGTACCGAGTCAGGCCGCGTGCAGCAGCAGCTTGGTACGCCCCGATGCCGCCCCCCAGTGCTCCACCACTCCTTCGCCGCTACAGGAACTCGGCGGCTCCTACGCGCGCCGCGCTCACTCGCATTGACGCCTGCCGAATGTGGCTTTGACGCGCGCATGAGGCTGCGACCGAATTTCGGATGGGCACACGGGACCTCGTGCCACCATTGGCGGAGGCCGCGAGCCCTCTCGTGTCCGGCCGCTCCCGTGAGCGCCGGCCGAGATCACCGCAGCGCTGGTCGCCCGGGCACGTAGTAGTCCTCACTCGGCTGGCAGTCGTCGGGCTCGGTTTTGCAGTCCCTTCTTCAGGAGCGCACAGCCTTTTGAGTGCGCGGGGCGGCATAGGTAGTTCTTCGGTGATTCCGACCCCGCTTTCGCCGCTTCAGGAATTCGCCGGCTCTGTGCGCCTCGCTTACTCGCATCAACGCGCTCATGCCGCAGCGAACGAAATTTGAGTAGGCACGGGGGCATCAGAGAGGAACACTTTCCCCGCGACGCGCACCTCATACGCGCTACAACGGTGCTCACGAACGTGGATCGAGGCAGGTGTTGCCGCGCACGTTTGTTGATGGCCGGATGAGCCGCGTGGTTGCGGGCCTCGGGACTACGGTTCCCCAGTCGCGTCAAGGCCTTGGCCGCCTCCGGCGGTGCCCTTCGGGCAGCCCTGACTCGACCGGAGAACCGTAGGATGGGAGCAATCAGTTCCGCTTCTTGCGGAAACTGCTGTCGCGTCAATGGTTTGGGTCTCATCACGAGCGTGCCCACTGGTGATCCAGCTTCGTGATGGCATTTTCGCTGCCCCCAATTGGGCTCCCATCATCCAGTCGGTACGAGAACGGGTCGGTCTCCCTCATCCACCGTGCTCAGCAACACCTGGGCCTGCACTCCACCTCCGAGTCCCTCGAAGACCTCATCGCCCGCGCCACCAAGGCCCGCTGGGGCCCCACCGAGTTGATCGAGCACGTCGCCGACGAGGAGCTCAAGGAGCGCGGCCGCCGCAGCCTGGAGCGGCGCCTTTCTCGCAGCAAGCTCGGCCGCCTCAAACCCATGGCCGATTACGACTGGGCCTGGCCCAAGCAGATTGACCGGGAGGCCGTGGAGTCCGCCCTCCGGCTGGACTTCATGCAGAGCGCCCGCAACGTCGTCATTGTCGCGCCCCAGGGGCTGGGCAAGACGATGATTGCCCAGAACATCGCCCACCAGGCCGTCCTGCGCGGCCACTCCGCGCTCTTCACCACCGCCTCGCAGCTGCTGCTGGACCTGGGCAGCCAGGACTCCTCGCGCGGCCTGGACCGGCGCCTGCGCCACTACACCACCCGCACCGGCCTGCTCGTCATCGACGAGGTGGGCTACCTCTCCTACGACGCGAGGAACGCCGACCTGCTCTTCCAGGTCGTCTCCAGAAGGTATGAGCAGAAGTCGCTCGTGCTGACCACCAACCTGCCGTTTTCGCAGTGGCCGAGCATCTTCCCCAATGCCGCGTGCGCCACTGCGCTCATTGACCGCGTCATCCACCACGCCGACATCATCACCATCGAGGGGCAGAGCTACCGCCGCAGGACCGCGGAGCAGAACGCCGCCGCGCGCAAGGCGAAGACGAAGCGCTGAGCCTCACCCCGGGGCGGTCGACCTGCTGAACCCGTCCGCCGCCCCGGTCCAAATTTCCGCGCTTCCTCGTGAACACCAACAGCCGCCGCCGAGCGCGAGCTCGCCAAGGCGCAGCGTGCCGAGGCGATCGCCGCGGCGCGCGCCGAGCGCGCCGCGGCCCATCACGCGCCTGCCGCGCGGCGCGCGCGTGCCCGCTGCCGCATCCGCTTCGCCACCACGATGGTCGCGGTGCTCGCGCTCGCCGTCGCCGGTGTCGGCGTGTGGCAGCTCGTCGTGGCCGGGGTCTCGACTCTCGTGTGGGCTGGGGGAGCGGTGTTCGCCGCGTCGGCGCTCATCCTCCAGCGCATGTCGCGGGTGGCCGCGCGCGCCGTGCGCCGGGAGACGGTCGCCCCCGTCGCCCGCGCCGCACAGGTCGTGCCGGACGTCGCGCTCGCCGGGGCTCGCCCGGCGACGTGGACGCCGCGCGAGCTTCCGAAGCCGCTCGCCTCGTCGGTCGGCTCGCGCGCCGCCGCCGTGCTGGACGAGCGCGACGCCCGCGAGGCGCTGCGTGCCGCCGCTCGTGAGGAGGCCGCCCAGCCGCAGCCGCCGTCCATCGACACCGCGCGGGTCGCGCGCGCGTCGGAGTTCAGCCGCATGGGCTACGTGGACGACGCCGAGATCGAGGCGCACGTCCGGCAGCTGCTGGCGCGCCGCGCCGTCGGCGCGTGACCCTGCCCGCGTCGGGGGAGCGGTCGCGATCGTGATAATGTAGACGGGTTGTTCACGGGCCTGTGGCGCAGTTGGCAGCGCGCTTCGTTCGCAATTTCGCAATGAAGAGGTCAGGGGTTCGAATCCCCTCAGGTCCACCACGACGCAGAACGGCCCCTGGTGACGGGGGCCGTTCTGCTGGTTCCGGGCTCCGTTCGCACGGAGATCAGAACACGCCCATCCGCAAATTGTCGGTGATGTAGCGATAGAACGGGTCCTCCGTGTCCGGCTCCCATTTCTTCGTCCCGGCTTTCAGAGCTGAGCGGGCGAACCAGTCACTGACGATCTGCGCCTGAGCCTCGAGACCCATCTCGGTGTAGTCGAAGTCGGCGGTCGCCGGATAGCTGTACGACGACTCGCCCTCGACGCACGCGGAGATGCCCTTGCCGAGGTATGACAGGCCCATCTTGTCGTGATGCGCCTGGCATGCGTGAACGAGTTCGTGGATGAACGTCTCCCCGTACTTGCGCCGACCCAGATGGTAGTTGCGAGGGTCTGGAAAGCCCGAGCGGCCCATGTTCAGGGTGATCTTGCCGTCGAAGCGCCGGAACGTGAACGCCCGGTCTTTCTCCCCCGACCAGTCGGTGACGACGAGCATTTCACGTGGTGGCAGCGAATCGCCGAACACCGTGCTTTTGGCCCAGTCGTACTGCTCCTCGGTCACCTCGGTCTCCTGGCTGCCGGCGGCGATCATCGCCCGCGTCCCCAGTGAGACGAGCGTGCCGAACGGCCCGGCCATCCAGTACATGTCGTTGATGATCTGCGCTCCCGGCAGCAGAGACCCCGTCGCCACGAGGCTGCCCACTTCCACGCCCAGGAAGACCAGCACCAGCGTTCCCGTCCCCGCCGTGTACGCCACGACGGCCTTGATCGCCCACCCGAGCACCGTCTCGAACGTGCTGACGATGCCGCTCTCGTACTCCGTCGCCGTCTCGAGGGTGGCGCCCCTCAGCATGTCGAGCAGTGCGGGCCCGTCGTCATCCACCGAGGGGTGCAGCTCGGACCAGTCGTCGTCCCGTGAGCCCGAGTGGAACGTGCCGTAGACGCTCCCGGAGTGGTTGAACACGATCGCGGGGGCATCGGGCTTCGCCGGCCGAAGGACCGCTCGAACGGAGAAGTCGTAATTGTCCGAACCGCTGTTGTGCGCATGGCCCGACCACTCCACGCTCCCGTCCGGATTCACCTGGATGGTGACGCGCCCGCCCAGCGCTGCAAGCCCGCCGGAGCGGATGGGCCCGCTGGCAAACACAGGGCGCG
Coding sequences within:
- a CDS encoding TetR/AcrR family transcriptional regulator, with product MKPCANSFSALSPETATEKTTGAIAERAGVSRGACQHHFPTRTALVAAAVEHVFHQQIEELARRAKGLPESRRRIEPLLNLLHDVYAGPLFTAATHLWVAAVADEELKAMLLPLETHVGREVHRITVELLGLDERDRDVRDAVRATLDLLRGLALASLLHDDTTRRRKVIAHWARTLEAQLTPKRAPRPAEARREL
- a CDS encoding M57 family metalloprotease, producing the protein MFYTGLYSRLSQGLDLAIGNYNSLGLTFTMARGPTTGCNANITATITSGAGGSSGFPSGGLPYGTINIGTGLQSYSVDVNEHVITHEIGHTIGFRHSDYYNRAISCGGSASNEGTAGVGAILISGTPSTATVGGSIMNSCFRSTETGEWTSSDITALTTIY
- a CDS encoding trypsin-like serine peptidase, which encodes MSLSHWGPLLAGTFFLGLAACGTGVPGEPPGTGLAEVPSVCASVKKPEVRGLSQCGPLREFIPINRYQGEFSDVIQDREDAVVLIDGRCTGTLIEASAGPVVVTAGHCARLGDRALLVFNFEEASDGDPLVTEGSVIEQSLEPDYALIQLDVLPAVRPVLLTTRPTERLAIIQHPRGLPKVIAEGSFVASCDRQLYYSDLDTLVGSSGAGVLNRQGHLLGIHTDGDCDSFGCGTNRGWTLESIVEASSYLQSGDIAER
- the istB gene encoding IS21-like element helper ATPase IstB; this encodes MAFSLPPIGLPSSSRYENGSVSLIHRAQQHLGLHSTSESLEDLIARATKARWGPTELIEHVADEELKERGRRSLERRLSRSKLGRLKPMADYDWAWPKQIDREAVESALRLDFMQSARNVVIVAPQGLGKTMIAQNIAHQAVLRGHSALFTTASQLLLDLGSQDSSRGLDRRLRHYTTRTGLLVIDEVGYLSYDARNADLLFQVVSRRYEQKSLVLTTNLPFSQWPSIFPNAACATALIDRVIHHADIITIEGQSYRRRTAEQNAAARKAKTKR
- a CDS encoding serine/threonine-protein kinase → MDDDREDVPEAAQPTVELSIAPGAGATGLLGDSSVGHYTLLALLGRGGMGEVHKAWDRRLSRTVALKFVRGADPDRVMRFLQEARAQARIDHPNVCAVYEVGHAEGRDYIAMQLIEGQRLDHVAGGLSLPEKVQLMREVAAAMHEAHRLGVIHRDLKPGNILVRRQEDGRCVPVVMDFGLAHESGLEQGLTRSGAVMGTPAYMSPEQAQGETRAVDRRSDVYGLGATLHELLAGAPPFSDKTLLGTLNKVLHEEAPPLRTLVPHLPGDLEVIVLKCLSKDPEQRYPSARALAEDLGRYIDGEPILGQRPGLLLRLWRRARKHRTLVAVSAVSLSSILVLSALGVTSSLEARHARLQSEGRARMAEQLGQQVKDLEWFLRMAYTAPLHDTRREQQLVRERMARIASWGHTLGAPGDALVQYALGRGHLALHELEQAHEALTRARQKGLDSPELHHALGRVLGERYHQAMEEARRGGDPTWVAVRQRAVEEQYLQPALQSLEHSRVLELESPRYLEGLIAFYRRDYDAASRAAMLAEAEAPWLYEARKLAGDVAHARAMEQLERGEYDAARSGLREARRLHERAVELGRSDARSYEALAEVGLQEAELDRRQGQSPHLSLEKALAAAEQGIQAAPSRGAGYTRKAFILINRYRAANPGGEGLDPKRILTDCLATASRAVELSPRDIQAHDILGVGYFFQGLQASWEGRDPEPAWDEAISRLGRALELQPQYPWGLNDLSLVHRWRGNRQRERGEDPSASYAEAERLLRLAVRYDPKYVFGYSNLAELYNAMAAQGLARGLDPEPEVRKAIAAGEAALAINGNFHSALNKLGLSELLRVEYLVASGADARASLERASGWFERSLAINPTFGRTHFFLAMEHLFSATQAVGEDRDPGAALQEGQRALAAASRGDARCADCQVLRTRLALVEADWARRSGRPGLRHLQLARAEARRAVEIHPYNESHQVLASACLRLAQAVSPSEAPGFISEGLAQVELALTLDPKLASAHAVRGGLRLLQARLASGAQARAEWLRQARESLSRALELQPLLRREYEEALREAGLNPARG